Genomic DNA from Calditrichota bacterium:
GAAGGTGATCTCCTGATCGGCCCGCATGGGGCGCAGAAAAGCCGCCAGGCCCAGAACGCCGGAGATGTTGAAGATGTCGCTTCCGATCAAATTCCCGATGGACAGGCCGGGTTTTCGCTTGTAGGTGGCCACAATGGATGTGGCCAGCTCCGGGGTAGAGGTGCCGGCTGCGACAATGGTCACGCCAATGAGCCATTCCGAAACACCGAAATGCCGGGCGATGGATGTGGCGCCTTCCACCAGAAGGTGTGCTCCTCCCAAAATGAATGCAAGGCCGATGATCAGCATGGGGTAAGCCTTCCACCCCAGGTGTTTCATTGGGACCTCTTCAATGATTTCTTCTTTTGAAAAATAGAGGTAAAGCAAATATGCGATAAAAAGTACAAGAAAAATCCCTCCGTCCAGGCGGGAAAATCGCCCGTTTAACGAGAAAACCAGCAACAAAACGGAAAGCAGGAGAAGAAAAGAGCCGTCGCGCCAGAGCACCTTTTTTTCAAGAAAAATGGGACGAAACAGAACCACGCCCCCCAAAATAAAGCCCAGATTAAAAATATCGGAACCCACCACATTGGCCACGGAAATAGCGGCGTGTCCCTTTAAAGCCGCTCCAATGGTAACCGCAAATTCCGGGGCAGAGGTACCAAATGCCACAACCGTTAATCCAATGACCAGTTCGGAGATGTTGAGTTTTTTGGCGATGTAAGAGGCACTTTCGACGAGCCAATCGGCACCCATCCAGAGCAGGAAAACGGAAATCAAAAGCAGTAGCACATTTAACAGCATGAAACGAATAAATCCTTACATAAGAGTTTATTGCGCCTGTTCATAAATGTCGCGACAGATTATTTTTTCAACCACCGATCCGCTTTCGTTTCACCAGATAATCAAACAAGGCCTTGTCGAAGGGTTCAGACGTGTCGATAAGCACGTAGTCAATTCTGTTCTCCAGACAGTGGCGCTTGTATGTTTCAATGAAATTCTGCATCTGTTCGCGGTAGTCCTTTCGGATGTGCCAGGCCTGGGTCGAGATTTCTTCCCCTGTCTCCAGGTCTTTAAAAATGGTTTCACCCTTAAAGGTGAACGTTCGCTCCATGGGATCCAGAATGTGGAAAACAATGACCTCATGTTTTTTATGGCGAAAATGTTTCAGCCCCGAGAGCACACGATGAGGATCGTCGAACAGATCGGACAGCACGATAATGAGCCCCCGGCGCTTGATTCGCTCGGCCAGTTCGTGAAAGGTTTCGCTCACATCTGTCTCGTGGCCGCTTCGGATTTTGTCCAGCTCACCCAAAATAACGTGCAGGTAGTTGGACACGGCCCGAGGAGGAATGTACTTTCGGATTTTTTGATCGAAGGTTACCAGCCCGACGGAATCCTGCTGCCGGAGCATCAGATACGTGAGCGAGGCGGCCAGATAGCTGGCGTATGTCAGTTTCGAAATACGTCCCGATTTGTATCCCATCGAGGCGGAGGCATCCAGAAGGATGTACGATTTTAGGTTGGTTTCTTCCTCAAACTGCTTCACGTAAAATCGGTTGGTTTTTCCGTAAACCTTCCAGTCAATGCGTTTGGGCTCGTCGCCCGGCATGTACTGGCGGTGCTCGGAAAATTCCACACTGAAACCGTGGTAGGGACTTCGGTGAAGGCCAATAATAAATCCCTCCACCACCAAACGTGCCCGAAGATTCATATTTGACAATCTGGAAACAACATCCGGGTGAAGAAATTTGCGATAGGTTTTTCGTTTGTCTGCCGTCATGAGTTTGTTTTTTGGAATCCCTACACTTTTTCCAGCAATTTTTGAATAATGGTCACGGGAGAAACGCCATCGGCTTCGGCGTTAAAATTAGTGACGAGCCGGTGCCGAAGCACGGGAACAGCCACTGCCTTAACGTCCTCGATTTCCGGTGTGGGGCGTCCCTCCAGAATGCACCGCGTCTTTGCTCCCAGAATTAGATACTGAGACGCGCGCGGCCCCGCTCCCCATTCAATCCAGTCTTTTACAAATTTCGGGGCATCGTCCTGATTGGGCCGGGTCAATCGAACCAGTTTTACCGCAAACTGAACCACATTTGTGGCCACCGGTACCCGTCTTACGAGGTTTTGAAAATCAATGATTTCCTCCGCACTCATCACTTTTTTGGGTTTCTCAAAGTAAGCAGAGGTTGTGTATTTGATGATTTGAACCTCCTCGTCTTCCGAAGGATAATCCACCCAGAGATTAAACATAAAACGATCCAATTGGGCTTCCGGCAGTGGGTAGGTTCCTTCCTGTTCGATGGGGTTCTGTGTGGCCAAGACGAAAAAGGGCTCGGAAAGTTTGTACGTCTCTCCGGCGGCGGTAACTTCGTGTTCCTGCATGGCCTGCAAAAGGGCCGCCTGCGTTTTGGGCGGCGTTCGGTTAATTTCGTCGGCAAGCACAATGTTGGCAAACACGGGTCCCTTAACAAACTTGAAGACCTTTTTGCCCGTGGAAATATCATCCTCAATCACTTCTGTCCCCGTGATGTCCGAAGGCATGAGATCAGGAGTAAACTGAATGCGGTTAAATTTGAGGTCAAGCGCCTCGGCCAGCGTGCTGATGAGCAGTGTTTTAGCCAGACCCGGTACCCCCACAAGCAGGGAATGACCCCTGGAAAGCAGGGCTATCAAAATTTCGTTGATGACCTGATTCTGCCCGATGATGACCTTGGCAATTTCCTGCAAAATGTCCTGATAAGCGGATTTCAGTTTTTCTAATTTTTCAATATCACTTAATTCTTTGACTTTAACGGCCATAAATCCTCCAAAGCTGAAAAAAAGAGTCTCGTTTTTACAGAGACCTGTTTTATGAAAACGAGATATTTTAATCAGATCAATCAGGCGCGGAGATGCGTCTGACGCCTTAATCGTGGCTAAAAAGTACAATATTTTTTTCAGAAAATCAATTCTTTTTCCTTGCATTACGGAAGCGAAATCCCTAAATTAAAAAATAAATTTGGAATGAACGGGAATGGCGATGGAAAAAATGAACCTAAAGGGGATGACGCTCTCTGAGCTTGAGCATTTTGTGAACGCGACCGGGATTGAGCCGTATCGGGCGCGCCAGATTTTTCAATGGATTTACAATAAGAATGCGACCTCATTTGAGGAAATGACCAATCTCAGCAAAAGTCTTCGGCAAAAACTATCTGAAAAAGCGGATATCCCCACACTTAAAATCCTTCGGTTAAATCGCTCAACCCAGAGCGGAACCGTTAAATTTCTTTTTCAATTACCCGATGGCGAAGCCATAGAAAGTGTTTACATGCCCGACGGCGGCCGCCGCACGGTGTGCGTGTCGTCCCAAGTGGGGTGTGCCCTGCGGTGCCGCTTTTGCCGAACCGGCCAAATGGGACTCAAACGCAACCTGCAGGTCTGGGAAATCGTGGATCAGGTATTGGCTGTGGAACGGGAGTTGGGCGTCCGGGTGACAAACATTGTGTTAATGGGAATGGGAGAGCCCTTTCACAATTATGAAAACGTCCTTCGTGCAGCCGAATTGTTTTCACACCCTGAAGGATTGTCCATCGGGCAGCGAAAAATTACCCTTTCTACCAGCGGGGTGGTCCCGGCCATCCGGCGCTTCACGCGTGAAAATCGACGCTTTAAGCTGGCTGTTTCCCTGAATGCCACAACCGATTCGGTGCGAAGCGACCTGATGCCCATTAATAAAAAATATCCGCTTTCCGACGTGCTGGACGCGGTGCGCGACTATTCCCGCGCGTCCCGCCATCGCGTGACCTTCGAATATGTGCTGATTGCGGGGAAAAATGATTCCGTGGACGATGCCCGCCGGCTCCGACGGCTGCTCAACGGTATCCGCTGCAAGATTAATCTGATTCCTTACAATCCCGCACTTCCGGAATTCCGCGCACCCGATGAAGAAACCATGAATCGTTTTATCCGGGAATTGCTGGATTTTCCGGCTCCGGTGACCGTACGCAGAAGCAATGGAGAGGATATTGACGCCGCTTGCGGGCAATTGCTCGTAAAAAATGAAGATTTTGTAAAAATTACTTGATTTTTTTAGATAAAGTTCTTAAGTTGCCCTGTAAAGCAGCTATTGCTAAGGTGTTTTTGGAATATTTTGTACCCGGGTTGGGGATGGGGAGTTGAAAATTGTGATACAACGGATCGATTTGTATTTTTGAAAAGGATGATTGGAATGAATGACTTCCTGCAAAATTTCCGAATGGCAAAATACAGATTCCTCTTACGGCCGCGAGATTATCTAAAGCTCTCCCATTACGCCGGAAGCTCGCTTCGCAGAGATTTTATTGATGTGTTCAAGGAAATCAGTTGCACGGAAAATGAAGTCTCCTGTAAATCCTGTCCCAAAAAGGGTGAATGTGCCTACTATCACGTGATAGAAGGCGGGGTTAAAAAGGACTACGGTGATCTGGCCAAACGCTTCCAAACGCCACCCAAACCCTTTGTTTTTGAACCTCCCCTGAGCCGAAAGACCTTCTACAGCATGAATGAGGATATTGCATTCGATCTTATTTTGATCGGGAAGGCCCTTGAGTATTTTCCCTATTTTGTGGCCACCATGCGCAAAATCGGTGAGATGGGGATGGGACGAAACCGCGGAAAATTTACCATTCGAAAAATCTTGGGTATAAATCTGAAAACGAATTATGTGGTCAGTGAGTATTCGTTTGCGCCATCAGAGGAATCGTTCGACCGGGATATTTCTGTTTCTTTGGAGGATATCTACAAAAAGAATATCTGGAAAAACAACGACCCGCTGGGAGGCGTGGAAGTTACATTTTTGACCCCCTTGCGGATGAAGCGCGTGGGATACACCAATTGGCATTTGTATTTTCGGACGCTGATTAAGAATATTCTGTCGCGTGTCTCAATCTTAAATTATTTCCACAATAATTATCCGGATTTGGTTGAATTCCCGGAGCTTGTTGAAAATGCCCGCAGTATTCGGATTTCAGAGGATAATTTGATCTGGGACGATTGGCGGAATCCCCGCAAGCGGGATGACTCAAACCACAAATTGGGCGGCTACCTGGGCGACATTTCTTACACCGGGAATTTGGAAGAGTACTGGCCCCTGCTCAAAATTGCAGAAATCTTGCACGTGGGAAAAAATTGCGGGTTTGGAATGGGACGAATTCTGGTGGAAGCCAATAAATAGACTCCGGACAAAGTCCGCGTGGGTTCATACGAACAGAATTGAGTTAGAGATTACGGGTTTTCGTTCGAACAGAACGCGGCTGTTTTTCGGCTGAAGCACGCGGGGGAGTCTTATTGCTAAAAGTTCGGAATGAGCGGCTCTTGAGCCGGAATTTATAAAAATGTGCCCAAACCGTTCTGTTTTGTTTTTCGCCACATGCCTGCAATATCCCGCTGGTACGGGTGATTGAAAGTACCCGGCCAGGACTCAATGACCAGCGAAATTTTTTGAAAGTCACCCAATTCAAATAAACTTTCCAACAGGCCCAGAACGGCCCCCCAGTGGGTCGGGTGCAAATGAAGAATTTTCCTGAAATCCGAAATGGCACCGCGGAAATCTCCCATTTCCTTCCTGACCCATCCCCTGTAATAGAAATATCTTGTTTTGGGCTGGACCAGTCGGATGAGCTGATTGAGAAGTTTGCTTGCCTGCGTGAGAAAATAGGTGCGGTTCTCAGGAACATGGGGCCAGATTTGCGAATAGCGTAAAAACACAACGGCCAGGGCCAGCTGGTACCCCGGATAATCGGGTTCCCGACGCATTTTTTGGCGAATTTTGTAGATTCGTTTTCGAAACTGGACATCCAGTGTGTCCAATTCACCCTTTGCCGCAATTTTAAATGTCAGATTGGAATGTCTGGAGAGCCGATGCAATTCCTGGATCGCCAGCGCATAAAAGGGCCGCCGCAATTGATGAATACCCTGAACCCTTTGCTCAGAATTTTTGCTGAGAAGCAGATCCGTAGTTACGCCGATTGGATCCGAAAGATTAGCTTGAGTAAACGGTTTTTCCTGGGGCATGGCGGCGACTCATTTTTTCAAGAATTTTTGCATGGATTTGCAAAACCTCCAAAACCTGCTTCATCATGACCTTGGAGGATTCGTAATCGGGTTCGAATACGCTGAACCCGTAATCAAATTTTCGTTTTTCATTGTCTGGGCCGGCAAGATAATTCAGTCTCTTGTTTAAACGATTTAAAATACCGGACATCTCGTAAAAGCCCGTAAAGGGAAGAATTATCCAGATCAGGCTGCGCGGCTTGTCCACATAAATCTGATCCAGTTCCCGGATTTCAGTCTGAATCGATTGGGTTAATTCGGCAACGGAAAGGTCAGGCACGCCCGTCTGTGTCCGAATGGCGATGAGTGAGAAGGATGACTGGAAACGCCTGGCTCGCCGAAACTCGCTTTCGACAAGTGAGAGAAAATCGTAGGGAGACTGAATAATCTGCTGCCAGAGGGGTCGTTTCCTGTCTCTGGATTCCTGCACCTCCCGGGTAACAGCCAGGGCCAGTTCAGCCATTTTTCTAATGTAATTCAGGGCCTGTAAGGTCCGCTGGTGCAGAAGCGCAAAAGGCATTTTATCCACGCTGATCAGGTACTTTGCTTGACCCGCCTCGCGGATCGGAATGTAAATGAGCCCCCGGTGTGACGCCTTTTTCCACTCGGAAAAAAGGGCGTCATTTTTGGATATGTCGGCTATGGAAAAGATTCTCTCCCCTTCTGAAATTCTTTTTAGAAAGGGGTTGGATTCCAGGGAAATAGCCTTCTTCTGGCCCGCCTCTTTTGCTTTTTCCGGAATCAGGGTGTGATCCTCTACCCGAAAGATTACCAATTCCTGCGCCCGGGTGATTCGGCTTACACTCTGGTAAAGGGCCCGGGTAAAATCCGGGCGTGATGTCAGAAACGATCGAAATATCTTGTACACCAGCGAAAAGGTGTATTCCTGGTTTCGAATCAACCGTTCCAGATTTTCAGATTTGATCCGCTGCTTTTGCAGTTCGCGGTGAAGCACCTCGGAACGTTTTTCTGACCGGGTCTGTTTAGTCTTCAGTGAAATTTGTTTGTCTTTTGTCTGGGTGTAATAAATGAAGAGGAGACCGAAAATGGCCAACATATCCAGAGTTGGCGGAACGGCATACCGCAGCCAGCTGGTAAGCGGACCGTTTGGAAAATAAAAGAAAAAATAGTGAGAAATCAAAAAGGCTGGAACTGCGGCCAATGCCGCCCAGAAAAATTTGTCCCTTTTAAGAAAAAGCGCTCCATAGACCATCCAAACCATGTAGAGATGATAAGAACCCAAAACCCTCCAGAAATGATCCGGTGTTCTAATGAGTGAAATCAACACAACGGACAGAGAGAATCCCGTGAGGAGAATCAAAATCTCCATCTGTGTGACAGATTTTTTTGGGGGTGCACTTGTTTTCATTCACATATTCGCACGTTTTAAGTCTTCTTTCAATCGGTCAGAATTGCGTTTCAATTCTTTGAATAAAATCCAAATCCGAGAAGGACTGGTTTGCGTCATCCGGATTATTTAATTCTTCAGCCGAATGAAACTCGTTTTCCAGGGATGAATCCAATGAATAAATCGGAATTAATTCATCAATTTGTGTAATTCTGAAAATTCTGAGAAGGGAGGGCTTCAATCCCAAAAGATAGAATGGACGGTTTTCACTATCCAGACGATCGTGCAGGGTAATAATAAAGGCAAGCCCCCTGCTGTCGATGCTTTCCACATTGGACAGATCAAAAATAAGGGTGCCCGAATGCGGAAGAACGGCCATCAGACTGCGGTAAACCAGTGGAACGGTTTTTTCGGTGAGACGAAGAAGATGCGGAAAGCCAATAATAACCCCGTCGGCGGATTCCCGAATGCGTGCTTCGAGCAATTTGGAATGAGGGGATTGTTTTTCATTGGTGTAGTAAATGGTTCGTGATGCCATAATTGCCTCTTTTTTACCCCGCTAATTTTATGAAATTTTCAGTACTTATTTGTTGCCGAAGTTGCTTTTTGCGCGTTTTAAAGAAATTGACCCAGAGGGTGGATTCAGCATGTGCTGTGCCCATATTTATTATCGGCAAAAAGAAAATGGACTTTAAAATTAATTGAAAATAATAAGTTATGGACAAAGATGTCGAATGACTAACCGCTGTAAAAAGGAGGGTGTAAATGAAAAGTCCCCGGTACGCCCAAAGCACCGGGGACTTTTGAAATATCAAACAGATGCGGTTATCGCAGGAAAACAAGTGTGCTGAGAATGAAAACAGGGATGAGAATGGCGATTGACCACAGCATGTAGCCAAAAAAACTGGGCATTTTGACGCCGTTTTCTTCGGAAATGGATTTGACCATAAAATTAGGGGCATTTCCAATGTACGTCATCGCGCCCATAAACACGGCGCCGGTCGCAATGGCTTGCAGGTACTCGTGATGTTCCGCAATGAGGCGTCCGACGGCGATGCTTTCAGGGATGCCCGCGTAGAACTTACCCAGCGCTGTACTGAAAAAGGTCAGATACGTTGGAGTGTTGTCCAGGAAGCTGGAAAGGGAGCCGGTGGCCCAGAAATAATGCCAGGGTTCCTTAACGGCCCGGATGAGGAAGCCGAGGTTTCCGCTTTCACCGGCACGCAGTAAAATGAGTGCCGGAACAATCGTGATGAAAATACCGGCGAATAAATAGGCCACCTCTTTGATGGGAAACCAGGTGAATCCGTTGTCCTTGTGTATTTGATGGGGTGTAAACCGAAAAGAAATCAATCCCATTAAAATCAGAAAGGCGTCGCGAATCAGGTCCTGTCCCTTGACCGGGATGCCGAGAATAGAAACCTCCCCCATGTGAACAAGCCCGCTAAACAGGACGCCTCCAATAATTCCGAGAAGCAGAAACCCGTTTGGCAAACCCCGAATTCGGAAGCGCTCTTTTATGCGCTCTTCTTTGTGTTCAGCCTTATTGTAACGGGTGATCACTTCATCAATTTCAATGTCTCCCTTTTCTTTGGTTCGATCGGTCAGGATAATCTCTTTGATGTGGACATCCAATTTTGAAAGCCCTTCTTTGCGATAGAAATAGGAATCGATAAGATAATATAGAATCAGCAAAATTGCTGAGACAAAGAACATGTCGGGAAAAATCTTAAATGTCCAAAAAAACGGGACCCCGTGTAAAAATCCAATAAAAAGCGGCGGGTCGCCAAGAGGAGTCAGTGATCCCCCAATATTGCTGACCAGGAAAATAAAGAAAATGATGGTGTGCATTTTTGCCTTTCGGATTCGATTAATTCGCAACAGGGGGCGAATTAACAAAACAGATGCTCCCGTTGTGCCAATCCATGAGGCAAGAAAGGTACCAACAAAGAGAAGCAGCACATTAAGTCCGGGGCTCCCCCAAAGAGCGCCCTGGATGAGAATTCCACCGGTCACCGTAAACAGGGACCAAAGCAAAATAATAAAAGGGATATAATCGCGGATAATGGTGTGAAGCAGCTCATGCCAGGCCTCTCCCTTAAAAAATATTAGAAAAGGAACCGCCAAAATAATTGCCCAGAGTGCCGAAATTTTTCCGAAATTGTGATGCCAGAAATCCGGGGCAAAGAGTGGAAAAAGTGCAATGGAAAGCAAAATGCCGGCAAACGGAATAATACTCCAGATGGGCAATTCGCTCCCCAATTTTTCTATTTCCTGTGCTTCCGATTCCTGTCCAAACGAAATGCCTGCCGTGCTTAAAACAACCAAAATGGCTATGAAAAACACCTGAAAAAAAATAGTTGAACGCTTCACCTGTTTTCCCTTTTGTTTGGTTCGGATTGCTTTGTTTTAAAAGTAAATTAAAATCACAAAAAATAAAAAGTTAGATTTACAAAGAAATTTCTAACCAATATAATTTTTTCAATTGAAAAAATCAATAGATTTTGTTGAGTTTATCGGCAGAAATTAAATTTTTTAATAGAGAAAAAACAATTAATGAGAAAATAGGAGTGTGTTCGGGGGGAGATTCCAATGAATTGGAGTGATTTTACAGGGGCTGACCTGCTCGTTGGACGTTTAATATCAACGCTTTTTGGTGGGCGGCAGACGCATTCAATAAAAAAATTTTTTCTTGAAGTGACGGAAAAAAATTCATATATTTCA
This window encodes:
- a CDS encoding calcium/sodium antiporter, producing MLLNVLLLLISVFLLWMGADWLVESASYIAKKLNISELVIGLTVVAFGTSAPEFAVTIGAALKGHAAISVANVVGSDIFNLGFILGGVVLFRPIFLEKKVLWRDGSFLLLLSVLLLVFSLNGRFSRLDGGIFLVLFIAYLLYLYFSKEEIIEEVPMKHLGWKAYPMLIIGLAFILGGAHLLVEGATSIARHFGVSEWLIGVTIVAAGTSTPELATSIVATYKRKPGLSIGNLIGSDIFNISGVLGLAAFLRPMRADQEITFNLYLMLGMIVLLLFFMRTRWKLSRWEGAFLILFGLIRWLINIR
- a CDS encoding DUF58 domain-containing protein, with the translated sequence MTADKRKTYRKFLHPDVVSRLSNMNLRARLVVEGFIIGLHRSPYHGFSVEFSEHRQYMPGDEPKRIDWKVYGKTNRFYVKQFEEETNLKSYILLDASASMGYKSGRISKLTYASYLAASLTYLMLRQQDSVGLVTFDQKIRKYIPPRAVSNYLHVILGELDKIRSGHETDVSETFHELAERIKRRGLIIVLSDLFDDPHRVLSGLKHFRHKKHEVIVFHILDPMERTFTFKGETIFKDLETGEEISTQAWHIRKDYREQMQNFIETYKRHCLENRIDYVLIDTSEPFDKALFDYLVKRKRIGG
- a CDS encoding MoxR family ATPase, which translates into the protein MAVKVKELSDIEKLEKLKSAYQDILQEIAKVIIGQNQVINEILIALLSRGHSLLVGVPGLAKTLLISTLAEALDLKFNRIQFTPDLMPSDITGTEVIEDDISTGKKVFKFVKGPVFANIVLADEINRTPPKTQAALLQAMQEHEVTAAGETYKLSEPFFVLATQNPIEQEGTYPLPEAQLDRFMFNLWVDYPSEDEEVQIIKYTTSAYFEKPKKVMSAEEIIDFQNLVRRVPVATNVVQFAVKLVRLTRPNQDDAPKFVKDWIEWGAGPRASQYLILGAKTRCILEGRPTPEIEDVKAVAVPVLRHRLVTNFNAEADGVSPVTIIQKLLEKV
- the rlmN gene encoding 23S rRNA (adenine(2503)-C(2))-methyltransferase RlmN; translated protein: MEKMNLKGMTLSELEHFVNATGIEPYRARQIFQWIYNKNATSFEEMTNLSKSLRQKLSEKADIPTLKILRLNRSTQSGTVKFLFQLPDGEAIESVYMPDGGRRTVCVSSQVGCALRCRFCRTGQMGLKRNLQVWEIVDQVLAVERELGVRVTNIVLMGMGEPFHNYENVLRAAELFSHPEGLSIGQRKITLSTSGVVPAIRRFTRENRRFKLAVSLNATTDSVRSDLMPINKKYPLSDVLDAVRDYSRASRHRVTFEYVLIAGKNDSVDDARRLRRLLNGIRCKINLIPYNPALPEFRAPDEETMNRFIRELLDFPAPVTVRRSNGEDIDAACGQLLVKNEDFVKIT
- a CDS encoding CRISPR system precrRNA processing endoribonuclease RAMP protein Cas6, yielding MAKYRFLLRPRDYLKLSHYAGSSLRRDFIDVFKEISCTENEVSCKSCPKKGECAYYHVIEGGVKKDYGDLAKRFQTPPKPFVFEPPLSRKTFYSMNEDIAFDLILIGKALEYFPYFVATMRKIGEMGMGRNRGKFTIRKILGINLKTNYVVSEYSFAPSEESFDRDISVSLEDIYKKNIWKNNDPLGGVEVTFLTPLRMKRVGYTNWHLYFRTLIKNILSRVSILNYFHNNYPDLVEFPELVENARSIRISEDNLIWDDWRNPRKRDDSNHKLGGYLGDISYTGNLEEYWPLLKIAEILHVGKNCGFGMGRILVEANK
- a CDS encoding STAS domain-containing protein, with protein sequence MASRTIYYTNEKQSPHSKLLEARIRESADGVIIGFPHLLRLTEKTVPLVYRSLMAVLPHSGTLIFDLSNVESIDSRGLAFIITLHDRLDSENRPFYLLGLKPSLLRIFRITQIDELIPIYSLDSSLENEFHSAEELNNPDDANQSFSDLDFIQRIETQF
- a CDS encoding sodium:proton antiporter, coding for MEKLGSELPIWSIIPFAGILLSIALFPLFAPDFWHHNFGKISALWAIILAVPFLIFFKGEAWHELLHTIIRDYIPFIILLWSLFTVTGGILIQGALWGSPGLNVLLLFVGTFLASWIGTTGASVLLIRPLLRINRIRKAKMHTIIFFIFLVSNIGGSLTPLGDPPLFIGFLHGVPFFWTFKIFPDMFFVSAILLILYYLIDSYFYRKEGLSKLDVHIKEIILTDRTKEKGDIEIDEVITRYNKAEHKEERIKERFRIRGLPNGFLLLGIIGGVLFSGLVHMGEVSILGIPVKGQDLIRDAFLILMGLISFRFTPHQIHKDNGFTWFPIKEVAYLFAGIFITIVPALILLRAGESGNLGFLIRAVKEPWHYFWATGSLSSFLDNTPTYLTFFSTALGKFYAGIPESIAVGRLIAEHHEYLQAIATGAVFMGAMTYIGNAPNFMVKSISEENGVKMPSFFGYMLWSIAILIPVFILSTLVFLR